A window of the Butyricimonas faecalis genome harbors these coding sequences:
- a CDS encoding fimbrillin family protein translates to MNMKKQNIYPLLQAALLLLLASCTQEEFPTVHLQDKAQQLTISVTDGGYAPADGKTTRAVENGYTTEFTEGDACGLYVVRGTQTLYSNVKLTAEKDAATGDLVWKSENTTPLMGGLSDEHYYLYYPYQADMSGKTATLTGSALTDTEFFAPLVSAWQPQDDQSTHAAYTASDLMTAEGIATPDANNTLNLSFPMTHQMALVVIEMPKTIYKFTSTNYPDYTTDTEAEFTGAVQPLRVTNDTYRYLVNSQATSFPTIEGSYDDGSKEFSVTPSNLAAGHYKKYKVNGLTELTKSYAIQPGDFLLADGNLVPKEISLTEEQKASVTAIVFYVGHHENDASDYSATRIGQKKCHGYAVALQDATTTNIYCMWGVYDKELGLYISGTNNVGNPDIDWNGYSNTQKIVNAAGGEQNLNKDTEAG, encoded by the coding sequence ATGAATATGAAGAAACAAAACATATACCCACTCTTGCAAGCCGCATTGCTCTTGCTGCTCGCATCCTGCACGCAAGAAGAGTTCCCTACCGTACATTTGCAAGACAAGGCACAACAACTCACCATCTCCGTTACCGACGGAGGTTACGCGCCGGCTGATGGCAAAACTACCCGTGCGGTGGAGAACGGCTACACCACCGAATTCACCGAAGGCGATGCCTGCGGCCTCTACGTGGTGCGCGGCACTCAAACCCTCTATTCCAACGTGAAGCTGACCGCCGAGAAGGATGCCGCCACGGGCGACCTCGTGTGGAAGTCTGAAAATACGACACCGCTTATGGGTGGATTGTCGGATGAGCACTACTACCTCTACTATCCCTACCAAGCGGATATGAGCGGAAAGACTGCAACCCTCACAGGCTCGGCCTTGACCGACACGGAGTTCTTCGCCCCGTTGGTTTCCGCTTGGCAGCCGCAGGACGACCAAAGTACTCATGCGGCATATACCGCCTCCGACCTGATGACGGCCGAGGGGATCGCCACTCCAGACGCAAACAACACCCTTAACCTCTCCTTCCCGATGACCCACCAAATGGCTTTGGTTGTCATCGAGATGCCAAAGACCATTTACAAATTCACCAGTACGAACTATCCCGATTACACGACCGATACCGAAGCAGAGTTTACGGGTGCCGTCCAGCCACTGCGCGTGACCAACGACACTTACCGGTATTTGGTGAACTCGCAAGCGACATCTTTCCCGACCATCGAGGGAAGCTACGATGATGGCAGCAAGGAGTTCTCCGTAACCCCGTCGAATCTTGCTGCCGGCCATTACAAGAAATACAAGGTGAACGGACTGACGGAGTTAACGAAGAGCTACGCCATACAGCCTGGCGACTTTCTCCTCGCCGACGGAAACCTTGTGCCCAAAGAAATATCCCTCACCGAGGAGCAGAAGGCAAGCGTGACGGCCATCGTGTTCTATGTCGGTCACCATGAAAATGATGCTTCCGATTATTCCGCCACACGTATCGGTCAGAAGAAATGTCACGGCTATGCAGTCGCCTTACAGGATGCCACCACTACTAACATCTATTGCATGTGGGGTGTTTACGATAAAGAACTTGGACTTTATATTTCGGGTACGAATAATGTCGGTAATCCTGATATTGACTGGAATGGCTACTCCAACACCCAAAAAATAGTCAATGCAGCGGGTGGAGAGCAGAATCTGAACAAGGACACAGAAGCGGGGTAA